The Drosophila innubila isolate TH190305 chromosome 3R unlocalized genomic scaffold, UK_Dinn_1.0 2_E_3R, whole genome shotgun sequence genome has a segment encoding these proteins:
- the LOC117790300 gene encoding uncharacterized protein LOC117790300: MSRLPSSTYNSVCLLLFLHFVWLLLLTTTPGATAKPTSSSLPADITASTATTDKSTHIVSFVNLKKANRSRLEFDFERNEAEATNSVHVQQLFSSLLQLQGSGNNSLDTDDAPVSERNTLDDELSLDETVSEQHESSTETPDAWHRIKLAIPVLEPVKHLLNAVGGGGVNDTHVRTNSHRLIGHHGVHHSPHSNHPSGNESSAIETEEDRETAIESTGFNLLEGLGMAGTLLLSVLQNLRQVFVASAGNASTAFSGGGGGGDDAASSN; this comes from the exons ATGTCGCGATTGCCAAGTTCCACATATAATTCCGTATGTCTTCTGTTGTTTCTACAC TTcgtgtggctgttgttgctgacgaCGACGCCTGGAGCAACCGCAAAGCCAACCAGCAGCAGCCTGCCAGCTGATATAACCGCTTCCACAGCCACCACTGACAAGTCTACACATATTGTGAGCTTTGTGAATCTAAAGAAAGCAAATAGGTCACGACTGGAGTTCGATTTTGAACGCAACGAGGCAGAGGCTACAAATTCGGTGCATGTGCAACAATTGTTTAGCagcttgttgcagttgcaaggaTCCGGCAACAATAGCCTGGACACGGACGATGCACCAGTTAGTGAACGCAATACTTTAGATGATGAGCTCAGTTTGGATGAGACAGTCAGTGAGCAGCATGAAAGCTCAACGGAAACTCCGGATGCTTGGCATCGCATCAAACTGGCTATTCCCGTACTAGAGCCGGTTAAGCATTTGCTGAATGCTGTGGGCGGTGGTGGTGTCAATGATACGCACGTGCGCACCAACTCCCATCGATTGATTGGCCACCACGGAGTGCATCATTCACCGCATTCAAATCATCCCAGCGGCAACGAATCCTCAGCCATTGAGACGGAGGAGGATCGTGAAACAGCCATTGAGAGCACTGGTTTCAATCTCCTTGAAGGATTAGGTATGGCAGGCACTCTGCTCTTGAGCGTGCTGCAGAATCTACGGCAAGTGTTTGTGGCCAGTGCAGGAAATGCAAGCACCGCCTTCTCCGGCGGTGGCGGCGGGGGGGATGATGCTGCAAGTAGCAATTAA